GAGCTTCTGGTCGAGAAATCCTTCGTGAAACTCCCCCGACACACCCACAAACGCCACAGCTTTATCTACTTCAAAAAAGATTTCCTCCAGCCGGGCAATCTGTTTGTCATTTCCGGAGAATACATAATTGGTGATGCCCGTTTTGCTGTTGCTTTTAAAGTGTTGAGCCAGCAGGGCGAATTCTTTATGAAAGGCAGGCTGTGCTGTTCCTTTCCATTCAAGTGTAAACGCATGGTTTTTTAAAAAAGGCAACTGACAAACTTCTACCACAGGGAAGCCGGCAAGTTCCCGGGCAAAGGCTTCACCGGAAAGATATAAATCTTCAGGTTTTCCACTCAAAGCCGCACCGCCGCTGTCCTTTACCAACTTGAGATAATGTTGTTCTGCTTTGTGGTACATCCGGTCGAGATCGGCTTGCACGAAGTCCAGATTTCGGGCAAAGATCAGGGTGGATGGAGAAATATAATCTAAGAATGAAACCCTCGTTTCTGTCTGGAGGCTGCGTTGAATATTGGGAATGAGGGAGATGCGGTTTACCTTTTTCTCTGAAATCTGGGTTACCGGATCAAAAATACGGATCGTATCAATTTCATCCCCTAAAAACTCAATGCGGTACGGCATATCGTGGGCGAAGGAAAAAATATCCAGGATTCCGCCACGTATCGCAAACTGACCGGGTTCATACACATAATCTTCGCGCTCAAATCCATAGGAGTCGAGGAGTTCTTCCATAAACTCCATCCCGAGACTTGCGCCCTGAGTGATTTCAAAAGTATGGCTTTGGAGAGATTTTTTGTTTACGACTTTTTCATTGAGTGCCTCTGCGAAGGTGACGATCACCTGTCTGCCCGACTGCGTGTGATTGATTTCATTGAGGACTTCTGCGCGTTGCAAAACGTTGGCATTGTCAATTTCCTCCACCTGGTAGGGGCGCTTATAGGAAGCAGGAAAAAAGAATATTTCCTTCCGGGGCATGATTCCCTGAAGGTCGTTGTGGAAATAGAGCGCCTCTTCTTTGTCATTGAGCACAAAAACCATATTCCGGTGCGCCAGACGGTAAAGCGCTGCCATCAGAAAAGAAGGCTGACTTCCGGCAGTACCTTTGAGGTGGAACTTTTCCCCTTTGGCCTCTTTGAGTTTGGTCGCAAAATCAATCAGCTGATGGTCAGACTGATACAGATGTAAAATGTCTTCAATTTTCACAGTCAGGATTACTATTATAAAAAACGTTAAGCCCGGACAACCTTTTCAGGGGTATCCGGGTTCAGACAGCGCAAAGATAACGGGTTTTTTTGTAATTTTACCTTAAACAGAAGTGGACATGCAGAACATTCTCAACGAGGTTGAAATCAAAAACTTTAAATCCATTAAGAACCTGAAAACAGATTGTGCCCGGGTGAATGTATTTATCGGCAAACCCAATGTCGGCAAATCCAATATTCTGGAGGCTATCAGCTTGTTGGGCGCGCATTATTCACAAAATGAGCAGAAGTATCTGAGTGAGTTTATCCGCTATGAGGAGATTTCCAATCTGTTTTATGATGATGATTTGTTGAATCGAGTGGAGGTGAATACGGATAAAGGCCGGTCAATACTCCGTTCTCATAACAACAATATTAATCAGGTAGATTTATTGATTGGAAACGGGGCTTGGGTGGAAGAGGTAATAAACTTCACTGGCAGTATCAGAGATATTGAAAACACGTATAAAACAGCTCACAAAAAAGAATCTCTACTACCTGAAACGCCTACTATTGAATCGCTTTACAAGTCATTTGGAATGAGCGGAAACCTTACTGGTGATATTTCTGATTTAGTATTATCAACATTCAATCTGGTAAAAAAGTATCAATTTGGTACTCTGACCTCTTTTCCAAACAAATTCCCCTACTTCTTGCTTCCTCCCAATGGAAGCAATTTGTTTACAATTGTCGATCACAACAAAGAATTACGGAAAGAGATCGCAGAAATTTTTGCTGAATACGGGCTTCAGTTTGTGGCGTACAAAAAGGAAAATAAGTTTGAAATAGAGAAAAATATAGATGGTTATGTCAGTAAATTTCATTATTCCAGCATGGCCGACACCTTTCAGCGGCTGGTATTCTATTTTGCGGCGATTGACTCCAACAAACAATCGGTACTGATTCTGGAAGAACCGGAAGTGCAT
The Bacteroidia bacterium DNA segment above includes these coding regions:
- a CDS encoding AAA family ATPase; the encoded protein is MQNILNEVEIKNFKSIKNLKTDCARVNVFIGKPNVGKSNILEAISLLGAHYSQNEQKYLSEFIRYEEISNLFYDDDLLNRVEVNTDKGRSILRSHNNNINQVDLLIGNGAWVEEVINFTGSIRDIENTYKTAHKKESLLPETPTIESLYKSFGMSGNLTGDISDLVLSTFNLVKKYQFGTLTSFPNKFPYFLLPPNGSNLFTIVDHNKELRKEIAEIFAEYGLQFVAYKKENKFEIEKNIDGYVSKFHYSSMADTFQRLVFYFAAIDSNKQSVLILEEPEVHSFPPYTKELSDRIIDSVDNQFFITTHSPYLLQNLISNLDASELNVFITYFENYQTKIRKLTEEELRKVSQFSMDIFFNLNQFVPNA